In one window of Brassica rapa cultivar Chiifu-401-42 chromosome A07, CAAS_Brap_v3.01, whole genome shotgun sequence DNA:
- the LOC117126548 gene encoding glycine-rich protein 3 isoform X1, whose amino-acid sequence MASKTLIMLGVFAILLVVSEMAAASAQKSESEETVQPDRYGGGHGGNEGYNGRGGYNRGGHNGGGGYKGGGGYNGRGGYNGGRGGGYKGGRGGHGGHGGRGGHGGHGPEAVQTQPGN is encoded by the exons ATGGCTTCAAAGACTTTGATTATGCTGGGTGTCTTTGCAATTCTTCTCGTTGTGTCAGAAATGGCCGCAGCATCTGCACAGAAGTCGG AGAGTGAGGAAACTGTGCAACCTGATCGATATGGTGGTGGCCATGGCGGAAATGAAGGTTACAACGGACGAGGAGGATATAACAGAGGAGGACACAACGGAGGTGGAGGATACAAGGGAGGTGGAGGATATAACGGGCGAGGAGGATACAACGGAGGAAGAGGTGGAGGATACAAGGGAGGAAGAGGAGGCCACGGGGGACACGGAGGAAGAGGAGGCCACGGCGGACACGGTCCAGAAGCTGTTCAGACTCAGCCTGGCAACTAA
- the LOC117126548 gene encoding cold and drought-regulated protein CORA isoform X2 — protein MYDIETFYTYQANSNHLDVRCKFYIEESEETVQPDRYGGGHGGNEGYNGRGGYNRGGHNGGGGYKGGGGYNGRGGYNGGRGGGYKGGRGGHGGHGGRGGHGGHGPEAVQTQPGN, from the exons ATGTATGATATTGAAACCTTTTATACGTATCAGGCCAACTCAAACCATTTAGATGTTCGGTGCAAATTTTATATTGAAG AGAGTGAGGAAACTGTGCAACCTGATCGATATGGTGGTGGCCATGGCGGAAATGAAGGTTACAACGGACGAGGAGGATATAACAGAGGAGGACACAACGGAGGTGGAGGATACAAGGGAGGTGGAGGATATAACGGGCGAGGAGGATACAACGGAGGAAGAGGTGGAGGATACAAGGGAGGAAGAGGAGGCCACGGGGGACACGGAGGAAGAGGAGGCCACGGCGGACACGGTCCAGAAGCTGTTCAGACTCAGCCTGGCAACTAA